The Erigeron canadensis isolate Cc75 chromosome 1, C_canadensis_v1, whole genome shotgun sequence genome segment AAAACTAAAGTCTGTTCAAAACTTAATCGTGATATTTACTAATAACAAGCATTGATAACAATAATATTGTTAGCCTTTGAGATCTAGAAATTGGAAACTCAGAATTCATATGTAGTATACAGTTgtataatacgagtattaaataaaaagattgaaGGATGGATAAGAATTGAACAATTCAGCCCACTGATAAAAGCAACTAGAGTCAAAAAgcagtttttaaaaaaaagttaaaagtcaaCTGTTGACATGTTGTTAAATATCCATGTGGAATTGTGGATCATCTCATTCCACACATAAACAGCAGAAAAATAATGGCAAGAGAGTGGAAAGAAGTGGCCCAAAAAATTGGAATCCATGAAGGCTTTGCAGACCATGCGGTGTTACTCTTCTTGTTTGCAATGGTCACCTTCTCAGTCTTTACAATTATCATATTCAAATGTGTAGATGGTGTAGATGATGCGTCAAAACATGACTCGGCTCCTAGCAACCAAGCCGCAGCATGTGGTGGAGGATGCGGTGGTGGTTGTGGGGCTTGAGCTAGATTCAACGTTGCGGAAATAGCCCTTACAAGGATACAAGTTCTAATATAGAGAaataattattatgatgatTCTTGTAAATTAGAAGTCTATGAAGATGAATATTGGCTAGAAATTTATATCATTGGTATGTAAAATTTGCATCAAGATTCTATTAAGAATTTTAGAAACTGCTTTGTAACTGGGTTTACTTTACATATATCTAACTAGGAAACTTTTTTGTAACCTGGTTCATATATTGGCTAGaaatttattttacaaataccttctaatatatatagcattgtttttttattattatacataataCATGAGCTTTATAAAATACTCCCTATAATAGGAGTAACTTTTATGGTGCCCAGAACACCGGAGATTGAAACGTCCTCATATAACGAAGGAAAAAATAACTCAACACAAAGGGCACTGGTTTATCAATTTAAACCAAAGTTTTCCCGACAGGTTAGGGAGAGAGAGTTCTTAAAATACGAAAATGATAAATGAAGTTCTTCTAATTATATGATCATAACACTtgctaaaactaaaaaatgaaattagaaaagaaaacaattgtAAATTGTATTCACTTGtcatgttttaaaattttaggagAAGTATTGAGCTATTTATTAAAATGTCGTATCAATTCCTTTTTAAATAAGATATGTTTGAACCAGTTGAAATATTCCTTGGccattttcaaacattttctttttttagaaatgattaatatattaaccTAAAAATTCTTCTATCGCAtaataatttaaacaaaaaatacaaagtgtaattattatattataatataaataattaaaattaataaataaaactctcggaaaaaaaaaaaagtaaattgatTCTATTCTCACAATTTCTTACCATTTGTAAGGAGTGATGAGAACGAAAGTGTTTCCCACCTTTATCTCCTTGATTTCATTTTTTAGTCCAACCAAACAATAAAAGTTATTCTTATTTCATTTCGATACTTTACATTTCATCATACTAAACATCCTATCTAAAGGGTTGCCTGGCGCCCTACTTATCATTTAGAAGAATTAGTCTCTGTTAACTCCACATCAGCGTCATATTAACCAAAGACTAATCCCCTAAAACATTCGCAATGCAAGGACTATTCTATGACTCACTATTTATATACTAATTCTTTAAACACCACACATAACCTTTAGATATTCACTCTTCTCTACTAGGAGTAATCACCCAAAGGATGAGTGAGGGACTAATCATCCTTAGTGATGTTCACTCATCCTTATATTGACACGAATGGTGGGACGAGAATGGAACGGAGGCATTGGGCACCTCCTATTGTTTACACTGAAAATATTatctaatatatgttttaaaatgttgtataatatatatacttttaaaattttctaaataCAATCTGTTTATTGGATGGTTCTATACTtaatgtatatttgtatatctTGGTGTAagaaacaatttatatatatatatatatatatattgaaaagttatatcaagaataaaatgataaggtttgtattttattttgtgatatcacaaaatgaaaaaagacaaagaagaagaaaaaaaagcatCAGAAACATGTCATGAGATGGTGCTTCGACTTTACAGGGACCAAAAAGACCactaaaaaggaaaagaagaaaaaaaaaaaggaccgtctctttatttaattaataatttttagtcATTGATGTATTTACCAGAAAAGTGGTCACTACTTACGGCCATACGATTATACACTGAATAACATTTCTTTATTCGTTAAGGCCCAAATATGCCCATAATCTTTACTAGTACATTTTTGCAACTTTATGATTGAATAAGTATGAGATTCTAAATACTGTTCCAAAAGAAGATGACAATAATTTTGTCTTTAAAACAGATTGTATTATGTATTGTTACGCTTTTAAATGGAGTCCTTTTACTTCAACTTAGGTGTACGGTTCATGACAAAATAAAAGGATCAATTGTATTACCTCAACAATACATAAAAACGTTATTACGAGTATATCTACAAAATTAGAAATCTTGGTATTCATTTTGTTTTCGATGGAGTTTTAAACTACACCCAttcttgttttagtttacaaCCCTCGAGAATGTTATAATGGTTTAGTAGATCCAAAAGTTAATTATAACAGTGATTTATTGTTTAGTACAAGTTGACGATTTCAACATTTGGGGGATTGGGCTTCTAAGACATTAAAATAAGAGTTCGATCTTGATTTCCATTAATAAATTTGCTTCCAAGTCACTTTAAAGTATTATTATTTCCAACTTTATTATAATCTGATTAATGCTAATACCGTATTTGTCCTCAAAATACTGTAAGAAAACCCGTTTTtatttcccaaaaaaaaaaaaaaaaatagagatcCAGGAGAAGTACCATTGGAGCCTAATGGTTTGGTTGGTAAGTCCGTAAGTtggtggggtttttttttttattattatttggctCCATCATAAACGGCTATATAATATCTTGCCAAAACAAAATACTTGAGACTTTCATGGTATAAGTCGCTAGGTACTAGTAAGTCTTGAATGGGAGCTTGTTTCAAGTTATACTTATGCATTTCCTTTTAAAATGTTTTCCTTTCTGTTTTTTGTGTTGTGTTATAGACTCAAAAGATAAGCTAAAGATGTTttgaaaatacttaaaaagaTTTGGAAACAATCTTATCTGTTATTTTGAGCCCCTACCCAGCTAAACGGTGTTTCTTTCTTGGTTGGATTTTCCATTATGATCCCTCGTGAGGTTTTGTATATAAAACCAATATTTGGACCCCGCAGGTTGCAAAAAAGATAAGACCGTTGGTTCGGATTAACAAATGTTGTTGGTTATATCATTTTAATACTCAATTAGGGATGTTGTTGTAATCATGAAGTCAATATTGTAGATTCGTAGTGGTCGGTCAAATTAATCAAAATCTTTAATTAAACGAACTATTCATGAAATAAGTGTTTACACAGTGTGTATtggtataacatatataatataaagggaagggaatatgaggatGTTATGCACATAAGTTGGGTATGTGAGAAGTTTTTCatggggcccaaacatttattcaaaatattaaaatattggtatgtgaggggtttttcatccaaattgggtgcataacagccctaTACTTATTTTTCTCATAATATAATTATAGTATTATACTATACTATTCATAACATGAATATGTATATCATTgttgtattatattttttaataactaaGATTATAGTTTAACGAGtggttattaacttattataactGTTTGATTTCTAGCCATTAGAGTTCAggtaaaacttttatatttggtccataaaaacaaaacattgtaataaaattttattttattaaagttttattaaatgGTTATGTCTTTCACATTATACTATATACAACGATCGGGAAAAAAATACGGTTGAGTTCCTCTCAACGTAAAATCATGGCTCCGCCTACCCATGTCATAGGaagtatatataatgaaataaatgatgaaTGGAGATGGTTTTCCCACTTTATTTATGTGATGTTGTATAATTAGAGTTTAACATGAACATTTCGACTATTCTATTTGTTATTTTCAATGTGTTTACTCAAAAGATTTCAGAAgtaaaatctttttatatatagaaattttaTGAAAACGACGTGGAGTCATGTTCTATCCACAACATATATGTTAATCATTGGTTCGGTGTTTGTAGAGTTTTTCTTGAAGCCACTATGTGATAACCGGGACACGCTGAAAAAACTCGTATCTACTTTGTAGTATCTCTCGCCCTTATATGATGAGATGAAGTTGCTATCCGAAATACTCTATTTCGAAAAAATCTTACATCAAGTTTTTCTAACACTTTCAATATATTTACCAAATAAGGTCTTGAAACTGAaaagatttttataaacaaacattGTAACTACCTTTAAAGTTAAAAGTGATGGTAACTTAACATAACACTTTTAATTCATctataaaaatatactattttaACAATATATCATACAAATTGTTAATCTGTTGTTGTAATATACGAGTCAAACATAATGATAACTGATAACTTTATCATATCTCTAGATCCAAATAACCAAACCTATGTCTAGAACTCATGACAgctaaaatatacaaaaatacgagtaatattttccAATCCAGAATCAGATTTCTTTAAAGATTATTGCATTTTATACCAACTCTAAAAGAATAAATAGGAAAAGGACATTATTTTATGGAATGCACCCTAGTCCTACTACCTCTTGAAAGCACAAGCtacaattaatatttaataaactaTATTCCCAATGTCTTGTAGGCTGAAAACCCAACTTAGACTTTACCTTTCTCAATGCTCAAGTCCATCATCACTCACctttttttcacacacaaacttCCATATCCTTTTCTCTAAAAAACCTCCAAAAACCTCACTTCATCTCTGCTACTTCTATTCTCATTTTCTTGACTTAATTTTCTTGAAGAAAAAAGCTCAAAACTTTCCATCttaaacaaacatttttttacatatattttctgGGTTTTTCTTGAAATGTTGTCACTTGCTTTTATAttgtcaattttcttgattttatgcAACTCCCATTTCATAGTACATGTAACTTGCTTAAATGATGAAGGATATACACTTTTGACTTTTAAACAGTCAATTACACAAGACCCTGAAGGATCTTtatccaactggaattactctgATGAAAACCCTTGTTCTTGGAATGGCATTGCATGTAAAGACCAAAAAGTCATTTCTGTAAGTATTCCTAAAAAAAAGATTATAGGCTATATATCTCCTGTTATTGGATCTCTTAGTGAGCTTAGGCATCTTAATTTAAGGAATAATTTGTTTATAGGAAGTTTGCCTGTTGAGCTTTTTAGAGCTGAAAAGCTTCAAAGTTTAGTGCTTTATGGTAATTCCTTATCTGGGTCAGTCTCAAATGAGATTAGCAGGCTTAATTACCTTCAAACTCTAGATTTATCAAGTAATTACTTTAATGGGTCATTGCCCAATTCAATTATTAAGTGTAGGAGGTTAAGAAGTCTTGATTTGAGCCAAAACAACTTCACTGGTACAATCCCAGATGGGTTTGGGTCAAATTTGGGGTTTCTTGAAAAGCTTGATCTTTCGTTTAACCGGTTTAGTGGTTCGATACCTAAAGATTTAGGGAACTTGTCTTTGTTACAAGGGACTGTTGATTTGTCACATAATATGTTTAATGGTTCAATCCCACCTAGCTTAGGAAATCTTCCTGAAAAGGTTTACATTGATTTAACTTATAATAACTTAACGGGCCCGATTCCACAAAATGGTGCTTTGGTTAACCGTGGGCCAACCGCCTTCATTGGGAATGCTGGCTTGTGTGGCCCTCCTTTGAAAAGTGTTTGTAGTCCTAATGATGCTATTTCTCCGTCCTCATATCCTTACTTGCCTAGTAACGATCCATCTGAAACCAATGAAAAGGGTCGGAAAGGGTTGAGTAAAGGTGGTGTGGTTGCAATTATTGTTAGTGATGTTATCGGGATTTGCCTTATTGGTTTAGTATTATCATACTgttattcaagatattgttttTGTGGGAAAAAGAAACGTGGGTATGAGAAAGGAGCTGGTAAGGGAAGAAATGAGTGTTTATGTTTTAGAAAAGATGAGTCGGAAACTTTATCTGAGCATGTTGAGCAATATGATCTCGTGGCTTTAGATACACAATTAGGGTTTGATTTAGACGAGCTTTTAAAAGCTTCGGCTTTTGTTTTGGGGAAGAGTGGAATTGGGATTGTTTACAAGGTTGTGCTTGAAGATGGGGTTACTTTGGCTGTGAGAAGATTGGGTGAAGGTGGTTCTCAAAGGTTTAAAGAGTTTCAAACCGAGGTTGAAGCAATTGGGAAGCTTAAACATCAGAATATCGTGACTTTGAGAGCTTATTATTGGTCTGTGGATGAGAAGTTGCTCATCTATGATTATGTCCCAAATGGCAATCTTGGTACTGCAATTCatggtaattttttattttttttctttgaattcCGATATTAAAGCATTACATGCGCTATATGTCTTGAAACTCGATTCTAAAACTTCTAtaaagtttgatatatattacaGCAAAAGGAAAATATATAGGGTGTTTACATAGTCTTTTGAAAGTTATTAGTTGATATATACTAGAAGTTAAATAATTAGCACtaaatatattgtttgcatGTGCTTTTGTTGTTTAAAGATATCTATACTCCGTATATGTCTTGGTAGTTGACAGATTttagttaattacattattttgtatgaCATTAGTAGAAAAGATGACCAAAAAGACACTTTTGAGAAAATAATAGATATGTGAATTCAGAGTATATATCTCCTGTATTATATTGAACTAGCAACTATGAAAGTGAATCTAATAATCAGAGGCAAACTCTGTTTTGTGAACTTTATAAGCATTTCCTTATTAATTACGACTTCAGGTCGCAAAATTTGGATAAAGGATCGTGATAAGCAAATCAAATCAGCCCCCAAAAAGCATTGAATCAGATTTAGGCTCTATGCAGGAGCATAACCGTGAACTAATATGGACTTTATGATGGTATCGTTTTTTTCAGGGAAGCCTGGAGTACCATCTTTTGTGCCACTTTCTTGGCCCATGCGTTTGAAAATAATGAGAGGAACTGTAAAAGGTCTAGTCTATCTACATGAATTCAGTCCCAAAAAGTACGTCCATGGTGACCTAAAACCATCAAACATCTTGCTTGATCACAACATGGAAGCCCAAATCGCTGATTTTGGCCTAGGCCGTCTAGCTAACATAGCAGGAGGTGGCACACCTGTAATCCAATCTACCCGAGTGGTCTCAGAAGTTGCAGCTGCTAACACAACCCCCACATCAGCTTCATTTTCAAATACTCATGCATCTTACTATCAAGCACCCGAAGCTTTCAAAGTAGTGAAGCCGTCGCAAAAATGGGATGTTTACTCTTTTGGTGTTGTTTTACTTGAGATGATCACTGGCAAAACACCCATTGTTCAAGTGGGTCCGGAGGAAATGGATCTTGTGCATTGGATTCAGCTTTGTATTGAAGAAAAGAAACCACTTGCAGATGTTTTAGACCCAGGGCTAGCACAAGACGTGGATAAAGAAGAAGAGATTATCGCAGTTTTGAAGATCGCAATGGCTTGCACTCAAAGCAGCCCAGAAAGAAGACCCTCAATGAGACATGTTGCTGATCTTTTGGACAGAGTGAGTCAAGATTGAAAGAAGTGTTGATTTTGTGTTTGAAGTGGTAAGAATCAAAGTATTGTGTTGGTTTTGACATATTTGCAAAGTGGAAGGGTGTGTGATGTAAATCTGGTGAGAGATGGagatattattaatttatttttattttatttgttttttgttcttctttttcATGCAACAGttggatttttaatttttttttaatgtatattttgaAAGCATGTGTGGTGTCATTGGTCTTGATGATCCATTTTACTTTTGACTTATGGTTTTCCATTTGTCTTGATTCGTTAATTAAATCTTTGCTAATTTAATGCTTTCTTTTGCTCTTAGTTTAATGTTTAATGACTTTGGTTAGACATAACCAAGTACAATTTTtactattaatatattaataactgGTGTGGAAACAGAAAACATTGTCTAGTAACAATTTTTATTGAAGAATTGTAAAACACATGCTTTCACAATGGTAGGCTGTACTTGTCATTTAAAAACGTTGTGATTGTAACGGTATCTAAACCCTTTATTTTAGGGTGTGATTGGTATGAAAGTTATTGTACTCAATTGTGTAATAGTTATGTGTATAGCAAAACCCATTAGACATGACATTGTGTAAAAACCTTCTAGTTATAATTAACTTATCCATATAACATATACAAGTATAATCAgattttctaacttaaactatcaATAATATTGAAATAATCAATAGatattgaaatataaatatttcaactataataataataattaacctATTAATCAAAGAGTGACATTCTAAATGAAACCAACTTTTATCTATACTCATTACATGGATGCTATGGTGCGATTTCTATCATAGGTTGACAATCTTTTTGTGGACACGTGGGATCTTAGAAAAATGAACGCATTAATTTGTTGGTTAAAGGTTTCATTGTTTCAATTTCAAAGCACattttatagaaaatttaaTAACTATAATAAAGTTCGAAAGAAAGGTCTTCGAATATATTTTGATTGAAAGAAAAGAGGTTCCACATATCACAATCAATCCGTCATTCATGCCTCACCTCAACGACCCTATTAGCTTTTGCCATATTTACaagataattttattttctattatatgaatatttagatagttttttctcttataaactaaaactaatttcttcggtgttttttttttgccattttTCTATAGGTGTGTTTGGTAGGCTTTCAACCTTTTAGGAACTTCAAGCTAAGCTCTCACCTAATAAAACCGTACTAAATTTTGCCCGTATCTTAAGCCTTACCCAACCATAACCTCTTTCTCATTGCCACGTCAGCACCACATCATCtcttttctcattttatatTCCAGAAAATACTACTACCAACCATACCTCTTTCTCACCcttttttctcaaaaagaaaaaaacaatcttATACTCACATTAGCCTCTCTCTCTCTActtactttctctctctctctacttTCTATTGttttctcttaaaaaaaagttggaacCTTTTTCTCAGAAAAAGGCCCAGAAAAAGTGAGAAAAAGGGCGTTGGGAAGGGCCTTAGATTACAATGGAATagtattgatattttttttttgaaaggtgaatttcgtttgagaacttcgtgtcgcgattcgacagcgggaggtctaacatacgttgtcttaaccgggtccgcgttagagagctctatcgaagtagaaatgcctatttcaaatacccgatgggggaaaaaccccctactaatccgcccaaaggcgcgacgatcaataggggtaaaccctgcctcctcagactttaacctgggtatacccaagccaagccttcatagaaagacttcctatgtactcaccaagtcttgaacccaaaactTCCTGCTTGTAAGGCAGATactcaaccacttgagctaactaggaaGTACGAATAATATTGATATGATCTTGGGATTCCAACGGAAGTCAGCaggttgatggtgatgatgtgGCTAGTGTTTTTGAGGCTCATAACATACACTTTCTTAAGTCAGGTTGATATGATCTTAGATTCCAATGGAAGTCTGGTTGATGGAGGATTtgatatttaaaatcaattaaatttGTTGTATGACAGGCAATTATTATAAGTTTAAGATTACAAGCCCATACGACTAAAGCTCCATTAAGTTAATATCCAAAATACCCTAACTAATACGAGTAAATAAAGTTTAGGGTCCTTTTAAGcattcaagaaaaataaaataaaattgatccaTGATTCTATCACGGAGGCCAGTAGCTCAACAAATTTAGGTAGATAATTGGAGTTTAGTCCATTATCTATATTTATgctccctatataaacaaactatccaCTCCTCAAATTAAACATTCTAcctttaaattttctattttacccttataatttacactttctcAAACATTTTATTCCTGAActtcctaaaatacccttaaaaaaatcttatgcaTCTACGTATCTATCATTCATTTTTTGGAATAGAGATGTTTGTGCGTTTAAATAATGGATATTGTGGTATGTTGATGTTTGCAGGTTGTTTTTACTATGTATAGTCATGTAGAttgaaaatagttttttttaattttattttaatctttataacgCTAGTTTGATAAGGGTTAGTTGATGAAGAAGACAAGATCTcaatttaatttctatattcGATTAAAATTATTAGCCGCATCACATGTATTTCTTTTCAATACAAcccattgttttttgtttatgataCCCCACATTTAACTGCCTTTTTTTTCCAGAGGTGTCGCTGCAACGCGCAGGTATTCTTCTAGTGTTATTAGAAGAATGCGAGTTTTTAATTCAGATGTACATTAAATAACACGAATATACAATTGCTTTTGGATCTTTTATCTGACCACTATTTACAATATTATATAGTAAGATTCGAACTTAAAACCTCTCTTAAAAATATCAGTatgcgtttggttcacagaactTGATGAAATctgatgaaatgaatttcattcattaatgtgtttgtttattcaaaaaagggggaatctcattccattgGAGTGGAAACATTTCATcacttgaatttttaaaaaattaaaaacatttcgTCAAGTTACATTcattcaaattccaatttcttttatagatttcattccttccaaaaacattttgtgaaccaaacgcgccatcagattttattagataaaacaagatatatatatatataaaaaaaaaaaaaaaaagctaaacaaagttttcttttaattttatcgGGCCTACGAAACTTTTTCAGTTTTGTTAAAGCAATGACTACAAAAGTAGAATGAACTCAATACTTGCATTGTCAATAGTTTATTACGAATACATAATAAAAGCCCATCAAGCTTGGAAGCCCATTAACTACTGTTAAAACGGAATAAGGCCACTCCATTCAAActcattagttaaaaaaatattttgtcaCAACCTAATAAATTGATAGTTTTGAAGCTGATGATTCTCAGAGACGGAGCCAGAAATTGAGGATAGGGGTGACCAAAATAAGTGACGATCCATAATAACACTTTGCCTTTGTAATCTTACGCGCATAGTGATGGATCAATTCTTCATCTATCGGACGAAACGTCACCATTTCTTAGCACTAAACAAAGCCGTTAACACAAAGTGATAATATTAATCTGGTTATGTTCATCTATGAACACATGACTGAGcaataaattaaaacacaaaGTGACAAAATGTTGAAGACTTATAGGTAAATAAGTTGATTGTCCCCACAATTTGGTTTCTATCTATATTAATTTGGGCAAATATATAATACGTTATTACAATAATATCAatggttttttttaaggttGTGATAAAATATAGAAGGGTAAACTTGGAAGGTGGGTTGGCCATGGCCACCTCTACCACCCATGTAGCTCCGCCGATGCCCGATGATGATTCTAAAGACTATAATTAAGAtgatatgttatatttaatgaGTTtttaaacatgattataaaattTGCGTTAAATATGGTTATAAAGGATTAAAGGAACATGATATTAGATATTTAAGATACAATTTCTTAACTACGTAACAACACTTCAGTAACAACATGTAACATGTAAAACTACTAGCATCAAATTAAAATCCTTGattaattttacatatatcaGTAATCTATACATCTGACATGTTTCTTGTGCAAAGTGATTCTTCCTTCCAACAATATACACTTGGATAGCCCTTGAGAATAACATTTCATGACCAGACCCACTTCTAAGCTGAAAGTTACACCGGGGTCCAGatataaaaatcttttataacaTTCCATGCGCTTCTATAAATACCCCGTCATGTCTTAATTATCCGGTGTAAAACCAGCTCACGCTTCGTTACCATAATGAAACTACCAGCTAATAAGACCTTCCTTATAATCTTCC includes the following:
- the LOC122606948 gene encoding receptor protein kinase-like protein ZAR1 codes for the protein MLSLAFILSIFLILCNSHFIVHVTCLNDEGYTLLTFKQSITQDPEGSLSNWNYSDENPCSWNGIACKDQKVISVSIPKKKIIGYISPVIGSLSELRHLNLRNNLFIGSLPVELFRAEKLQSLVLYGNSLSGSVSNEISRLNYLQTLDLSSNYFNGSLPNSIIKCRRLRSLDLSQNNFTGTIPDGFGSNLGFLEKLDLSFNRFSGSIPKDLGNLSLLQGTVDLSHNMFNGSIPPSLGNLPEKVYIDLTYNNLTGPIPQNGALVNRGPTAFIGNAGLCGPPLKSVCSPNDAISPSSYPYLPSNDPSETNEKGRKGLSKGGVVAIIVSDVIGICLIGLVLSYCYSRYCFCGKKKRGYEKGAGKGRNECLCFRKDESETLSEHVEQYDLVALDTQLGFDLDELLKASAFVLGKSGIGIVYKVVLEDGVTLAVRRLGEGGSQRFKEFQTEVEAIGKLKHQNIVTLRAYYWSVDEKLLIYDYVPNGNLGTAIHGKPGVPSFVPLSWPMRLKIMRGTVKGLVYLHEFSPKKYVHGDLKPSNILLDHNMEAQIADFGLGRLANIAGGGTPVIQSTRVVSEVAAANTTPTSASFSNTHASYYQAPEAFKVVKPSQKWDVYSFGVVLLEMITGKTPIVQVGPEEMDLVHWIQLCIEEKKPLADVLDPGLAQDVDKEEEIIAVLKIAMACTQSSPERRPSMRHVADLLDRVSQD